A window from Canis aureus isolate CA01 chromosome 23, VMU_Caureus_v.1.0, whole genome shotgun sequence encodes these proteins:
- the LOC144295165 gene encoding olfactory receptor 51A7-like translates to MSAFNTSEVEISTFFLIGIPGMKHAHIWVSIPICLMYLLAILGNCTILFFIKTETSLHEPMYYFLSMLAFSDLGLSISSLPTMLRIFLFNATGISPDACFAQEFFIHGFSAMESSVLFIMSIDRLIAICNPLKYTSILNSVRVFKIGLVSAIKSLLLVFPFPFILKRLRFCKKSLLSHSYCLHQDVMKLACSDNRVNVIYGLLVALTAMLDLVCIAVSYMLIMKIVLGITSHKGCLKVLNTCISHICAVLIFYVPIITLAIIHRFAKNVSPVVRVVIADTFLLVPPLMNPLVYSVKSHQIRNLILMKLCEIKG, encoded by the coding sequence ATGTCAGCCTTTAACACTTCTGAAGTGGAAATCTCTACCTTCTTCCTCATTGGGATCCCAGGGATGAAGCATGCTCACATTTGGGTCTCCATCCCCATTTGCCTCATGTACCTCCTTGCCATCCTGGGGAACTGCACTATCCTCtttttcataaaaacagagaCCTCTCTGCATGAGCCTATGTATTATTTCCTCTCCATGCTGGCCTTTTCTGACCTGGGACTGTCCATCTCCTCCCTTCCAACCATGCTGAGAATCTTCTTGTTCAATGCCACTGGAATCTCCCCTGATGCTTGCTTTGCCCAGGAGTTCTTCATTCATGGATTCTCAGCCATGGAGTCATCAGTACTTTTCATCATGTCTATCGATCGCTTGATAGCCATCTGCAACCCTCTGAAATACACCTCCATTCTGAATAGTGTAAGAGTCTTTAAAATTGGCCTTGTATCTGCTATAAAAAGTCTCTTATTggtcttccctttcccctttattctgaAGAGGCTGAGATTCTGTAAGAAAAGCCTTCTATCTCACTCCTACTGTCTCCATCAGGATGTCATGAAACTGGCCTGTTCTGACAACAGAGTCAATGTCATCTACGGACTGCTTGTGGCTCTAACAGCTATGTTAGACTTGGTATGCATTGCTGTGTCTTACATGCTGATCATGAAGATTGTTCTGGGCATCACCTCACACAAGGGCTGTCTCAAGGTCCTCAACACTTGCATCTCCCACATCTGTGCTGTGCTGATCTTTTACGTGCCTATTATTACCTTGGCTATTATTCACCGCTTTGCCAAAAACGTTTCTCCAGTTGTTAGGGTCGTCATAGCTGATACCTTCCTTCTGGTTCCCCCTCTAATGAATCCCCTTGTGTACTCTGTGAAGAGTCATCAGATTAGAAATCTGATTCTCATGAAATTATGTGAGATAAAAGGTTGA
- the LOC144295436 gene encoding olfactory receptor 51G2-like — translation MSVFNSSVLYPRFLLTGLSGLESRYSLISIPIFLVYATSIVGNITILVIIRTESSLHQPMYYFLSMLALTDLGLSTTTLPTMFSVFWFHAREISFNACLVQMYFIHVFSIIESAVLLAMAFDRFVAIREPLRYVTILTNGVIIGIGLAIAGRALALVFPASFLLKRLQYRPVNILSYPFCLHQDLIKTTVSSRWVSSIYGLMVVICSMGLDSVLLLLSYILILGTVLSIASKTERIKALNTCISHICAVLTFYTPMIGLSMIRRYGQNASPIVHVLMANVYLLVPPLMNPIVYSVKTKQIRDRILRKFKQQKA, via the coding sequence ATGTCTGTCTTCAATAGCTCTGTCCTATACCCTCGCTTCCTCCTAACAGGCCTCTCAGGCCTTGAAAGCAGATATAGCTTGATTTCTATCCCCATCTTCTTGGTCTATGCCACCTCAATTGTAGGAAACATTACCATCCTAGTTATCATCAGAACTGAGTCTTCCCTCCACCAACCAATGTACTACTTTCTATCAATGCTGGCACTGACTGATCTGGGCCTATCCACGACAACCTTGCCTACAATGTTCAGTGTCTTCTGGTTCCATGCCCGGGAGATCTCCTTTAATGCTTGCCTGGTCCAAATGTACTTCATTCATGTTTTCTCAATTATTGAGTCAGCTGTGCTGTTGGCCATGGCCTTTGACCGCTTTGTAGCAATCCGAGAGCCCCTGCGTTATGTGACCATTCTAACCAATGGTGTGATCATTGGGATTGGGTTGGCAATTGCTGGAAGGGCCTTGGCTCTGGTTTTTCCAGCTTCCTTCCTCCTAAAGAGGCTTCAATATCGTCCTGTCAATATTCTCTCCTACCCATTCTGCCTACACCAGGATCTGATAAAAACAACTGTATCCAGTCGTTGGGTCAGCAGCATCTATGGCCTCATGGTGGTCATTTGCTCCATGGGACTTGATTCAgtgcttctcctcctctcctatATCCTCATCCTTGGCACAGTGTTGAGTATAGCCTCCAAGACAGAGAGGATTAAAGCGCTCAACACCTGCATCTCCCACATATGTGCTGTACTCACTTTCTATACACCAATGATTGGGCTATCTATGATCCGTCGCTATGGGCAGAATGCTTCCCCAATTGTCCATGTGCTCATGGCCAATGTCTACTTGCTGGTTCCACCCCTCATGAATCCTATTGTCTACAGTGTCAAGACCAAGCAGATTCGTGACAGAATCCTCAGGAAATTCAAGCAACAGAAAGCTTAG